The proteins below are encoded in one region of Macaca nemestrina isolate mMacNem1 chromosome 10, mMacNem.hap1, whole genome shotgun sequence:
- the LOC105482097 gene encoding apolipoprotein L domain-containing protein 1: MGMERPAAREPHGPDALRRFQGLLLDRRGRLHGQVLRLREVARRLERLRRRSLVANVAGSSLSATGALAAIVGLSLSPVTLGASLLASAVGLGVATAGGAVTITSDLSLIFCNSQELRRVQEIAATCQDQVREILSCLEFFCRWQGAAGDRQLLQCGRNASIALYNSVYFIVFFGSRGFLIPRRAEGDTKVSQAVLKAKVQKLAESLESCTGALDELSEQLESRVQLCTKYSRGHDLKISADQRAGLFF; encoded by the coding sequence GGAATGGAGAGGCCGGCAGCCCGGGAGCCGCATGGGCCGGACGCACTGAGGCGCTTCCAGGGGCTGCTGCTGGACCGCCGAGGCCGGCTGCACGGCCAGGTGCTGCGCCTGCGCGAGGTGGCCCGGCGCCTGGAGCGCCTGCGCAGGCGCTCCCTGGTGGCCAACGTGGCTGGCAGCTCGCTGAGCGCAACAGGTGCCCTCGCAGCCATCGTGGGGCTCTCGCTCAGCCCGGTCACCCTGGGGGCCTCGCTGCTGGCGTCGGCCGTGGGGCTGGGGGTGGCCACAGCCGGAGGGGCTGTCACCATCACGTCCGACCTCTCGCTGATCTTCTGCAACTCCCAGGAGCTGCGGAGGGTGCAGGAGATCGCGGCCACCTGCCAGGACCAGGTGCGGGAGATCCTGAGCTGCCTGGAGTTCTTCTGCCGCTGGCAGGGGGCAGCAGGGGACCGCCAGCTGCTGCAGTGCGGCAGGAACGCCTCCATCGCCCTGTACAATTCTGTCTACTTCATCGTCTTCTTCGGCTCACGTGGCTTCCTCATCCCCAGGCGGGCGGAGGGGGACACCAAGGTTAGCCAGGCCGTGCTGAAGGCCAAAGTTCAGAAACTGGCCGAGAGCCTGGAGTCCTGCACGGGGGCTCTGGACGAACTCAGCGAACAGCTGGAGTCTCGGGTCCAGCTCTGCACCAAGTACAGCCGTGGCCACGACCTCAAGATCTCTGCTGACCAGCGTGCAGGGCTGTTTTTCTGA